The genomic DNA AAAAATATTATTGATGgacatttgaaatttaaaaaataacccaACTACTTTTTTCTTAACTCAAGTGATGAtcagaaaacagtgaaaaagtgaataaaatgacaatgaaagaAGCTGAAAGAGTGACAGTGTGATACAATGTTATGTTAAAGTCTAACCTTGGCTTGTCTGTATCATCTCTTAATCATAAGGAAGCCTCCCATTATCTAACggatttaagattaaaaaaaatttaaaaaaacagcaccAGACCCATAAAGGTAACTATCTGACTTTATTACCTGCCACAGTTTGACACGTACAACAGTGCATAAAGACAAGCAATCATAAAAAGTCTGACTGTAGAAGTGCTTTATGGTCCAGTTCATCCTCCTTAGGAGCCTCTGAGAGCCAGCCAGCGCCAGGGGACTGATTTACACGTCACACAGGGGGGACATATTTAGCCTGGATATGGTGGAGAGAGCGGGCAGTAAAGCTGGAGGGGCAGAAAGTGACCCAGACAGTGTGAGTGCAGAGAACTTGGGTTAGCCTCCTGCCATTAACGCCACATGATTTCTGACCATAGGCCAGAGGACAATGGACTGCACTCCACCATTTATACACCCTGACAAAGGTAATAGGAAATACACTTGATCTTTATGGGCATGAACAGAAGTCTGTAAATTTATCTTTTGTAATGGTAGCTGtgataaaatgtcttaaatgtgtttttgaagtctcTACAGATGACCTAAAGTAAGGCAGAGGAAAAATGTTTCAGCTTTAATCCATTTCTTGCTGAATGTATGTTGATCTAATACTAAAAGTTGACTTCctcaaaagaaaaattaaaaagaatttAAACAGAATATAGAAATGCTTCAATAGCAAGtacaaacacagaaaagtccataTTGGacgaactacggccgggcccgcagAACATCTCTGCGCTGAATGGCAAGTACCACGTTCtcaagaattcagtcaaatgactcggtttcaCCGAGTAAAAAAATGGCCCCATTCATagattggtatgtgtcaatgattcagtcCCACCAACTggcacaatatttgactcacaaataaatgagaaaacaactttaatagaaattggtgaaaaaagggggtgggcccccgggcccctaattgaattgtgctagacataatcgtaatctacgttgaattaccttttaaatacaatatcacaccactatgttcccataaatttgtaAATTACCGGaactcatcatattcattcatagagtattcataccaaactgcattccgaacTAACAGACGAGTagttatttgaaaaatgggtTCCCCGGGGACCCCTGGctcccccgtgacacgtacggggaaatgggccccatttatacattggtatgttccaatgattcggtaccaccaaccgttgtaATATTTAACTCGTAAATAACAAGAAATcgactttcatttttttcttcttttggggcCCTTTAGGaccccctgggccccaaatcgaaaatcgggctctgagcatcgatgtgtacacatccatagattatacctaccaaaatTCAGCCAGatctgttcacgaataacagaggagtagcgattttacctaatgtacacaacaacaacaacaacaacaacaacaacaacaacaacaacaacaacaacaacaacaacaacaacaacaaagtgagtagcgttttgagtccggtctAATACAGATTCTAAATATGGAACTGACAAAGGCAGCCTGGGAGCCACATGCGAACCTCTGTCGAATTTTGTGTGGCCTCCAAAATTAAactcacaaaaatgactttaaaaacaaacgaccaaaaaaaaaaatacataaaaggacaacagaaatgactcaacacacaaaatgacaaaaatatacaacaacatTTCACAAATATAATCAAGATCAGATTTAAATAACATAACACCtaaataaccaaaaaataatTCCGTTATTAACATGTATTAgttgtttattgttattttactaTTTCACAACAATGGAAAGACATAAAACAACTATAACACAACCAGGTAATGCTGTAGTTATTGTAATTCTCGAAAAATGCTTATccttagatttttctttttttttcaatcatgtaAATTTATAGAAATAAGGcctaaatattttattattttagaatgtaacctaatcaatgaaatacgtaagaatgaattaaaatacatttcaatttaCAAATGTATCTCTTaataccatccatccattttctcaCCCGTGTGCTCTTTTTCCAGTGTTGCAGGGTCTCTTAATGTCAAATGAGATAAAGATCGCTTATTTTTCTTGAACTATGTGAATGAATTTGAAGAAtggagaaataaatgtattatataaatatattctgtAAAATCTAAAAAAGGGATTGTTCTCTGTTAAGTGTATTAAACAAACATATTTCCATTTTAATCTGAATGTGATAATTAGTTAGCATTATGGGAACAAACAAGGTAAATAGTCCTGACGGAGACTGTATTAAaagtggtttatattaaacaaaGATAAAAGTTAAATACCATCAAGTTTGCATCTATAGGGCGCGGATTGTAAAGTTGCatatgcaaaaataaacagcaactttttgcaacatttagcaacaaaccacgtttaaaaaacatatatgaatttctttttatgttactttttgaCCAGATGTACAGCAATACTGGTGAACTTTGAGAtggtttttcttgtaaaaatataatgtcaatgttaaatctaaatgttaaatgtaaatcctaaatgctaaaatctaaatgttaaatgtaaatcttaaatgttaaatctaaatttgaaatataaatctaaatgttgaatgagTTTTTATGTTGGTGTTTCtgatgaatttgcatattagctaaatatttagtttcacccgtcacatttagatttaacatttagaatcagatttaacatttatattcaacattgacatttagatttaacatttagatttatatttaacatttagattaatattaaacatttatatttaacatgtagatgtagatttaataattaccatttagatttagatttaacattgcccctaaagaagaaaagaaaagagatatcACAAATACTgcagtaaatctggtcaaaagtaactttAAAAATCACGTGTTTTTAAACGTGGtgtgttgctaaatgttgcaaacagttgctgtttattttagcatgcgcagctttacaatcagcgccccataTGTGTCGTACTGTGACAAGGCGGGTAACTCGATATTCAAAAACCATACgtcatcccacaatgcaccgcGCTTAGGCTCCCCCCTTCACCATTACGTCATCCCAGAATTCAGCGCGAGAGGGAGAATCTTCTAGTGGTCTCCTAGGTAACGTAGTTTATCAGCAGAACCCCGCCCCCCACCCGCCCTGCGGCCAATAGGAGGGCTGCGTCATGACGTCGTTGCTATTTTTAGAGAGCAGCGGCAGCAGATAAGGTTTGAGTCCACGCCGCTCCGCTCAGAGtgaacacactgacacacaggaCGGACTGAGAGGCATTCACGGACTGTTGGATAACTTAACTAAAGCTCTGTGAAGTGTTCAGTCAGCTCTGAGTGCACAGCCGTCGCTGGGTGATAGAAATAAGTCTTGGTTCCAGCGCTCAAAGTTTGGATGAGTGGAAACCATTAGTAAcaaggaagaagaaaagaaaggaagaaCTGTTGCTCAGTAGAAGCTTGACTCTTGTCTACTTCTATGTATACCAAGATGGAAACTACTTTTTATGACGACTCACTCAACGCTTTCTCCCAGCACGACAACGCCGGCTACGGATTCAGCAACCCCAAAGCCCTGAAACACAACATGACCCTGAACCTGTCCGACCCCAGCGGTACTCTGAAACCTCACCTCAGACCCAAAGCCAGCGACATCCTCACGTCCCCAGACGTGGGTCTGCTAAAGCTGGCCTCCCCTGAGCTGGAGCGGCTCATCATCCAGTCTGGCAACGGGATCATCACCACCACACCGACCCCCAACCAGTTCCTGTGTCCCAAGAACGTCACGGACGAGCAAGAAGGTTTCGCGGAGGGCTTCGTCCGAGCCCTGGCTGAGCTGCACCACCAGCACATGCCCAACACCGCCACCGTGACCGTCAGCTCGGCTGCACAGACCGGGGTCAGCACGGCGCTGCCGCCGGTGTCCTCCGTGGCCGGGGCCACGGCTTACAGCACTGCCTCAATGCGCCCCGAGTCTCCGGTCTACGAGGACTTGAACACTTTTAACCCGGCCATCAGCA from Gouania willdenowi chromosome 4, fGouWil2.1, whole genome shotgun sequence includes the following:
- the jun gene encoding transcription factor Jun, translated to MYTKMETTFYDDSLNAFSQHDNAGYGFSNPKALKHNMTLNLSDPSGTLKPHLRPKASDILTSPDVGLLKLASPELERLIIQSGNGIITTTPTPNQFLCPKNVTDEQEGFAEGFVRALAELHHQHMPNTATVTVSSAAQTGVSTALPPVSSVAGATAYSTASMRPESPVYEDLNTFNPAISTVSAPNYTNSAPAMSFPTAPPQLPIYGQPTSTQLPRITALKEEPQTVPEMPGETPPLSPIDMESQERIKAERKRMRNRIAASKCRKRKLERISRLEDKVKNLKSQNSELASTANMLREQVAQLKQKVMNHVNSGCQLMLTQQLQTF